The Mycoplasmopsis caviae sequence CATATCGCGAATTGGTGAGAGATATGTTTTTTGTCTTTCACTTTAAATTCGGTAACATCTGTTGTTCATTTTTGATTTGGCTTTGAAGTTTTAAAATTTTGACCTAATTTGCCTGTTTTATAGCCTTTTTCTTCTTTCTCTTCTAATAAATGATTAGGTATTTTCTTATTAAGTTCACCCTTAAATGATTTGTATTTTTCTCTTGGTTGAATTCCTTTTAATCCAAGTTCATTCATAATTCTTTTAACCTTTTTATGGTTAATTTTTAACCTTTTTGTAGTTCAATAGTGATTCTTCTATACCCATATCTTCCTTTGTGTTTTTCGTAGATAGATATTATTTCTTGTTTAATTTCACTATCAACTTCTGTTTTATTTACTCTTTTCAGATAGTAATAATATGTTGAACTAGAAGTTCAAAAATAAGAAATCAACTCACTTAATTTATAAATATGCCTTAGCTGATTTACGATTTCAAATCTGTATTTATTGATTTCTTTTTGCTTTCACCTTTTCAGCTAAGGCTATCGATTTTTTAAAATATCATTTTCCATTCAAAGAATTCTAATTTGTTCTTCATAGATTTTGCATCTTTGTTCTGAATCAATATTCTTGTATTTTTCATTATTAGTTAATAATTCTCTTCTAAGTATTTTTTAATTCTTGACTTTTTCATAAGTCCATTATATCCTAATTCTTGGTATTTCATTACCCAAGATCTAATTGCACAATAACTAATTTTTTCTTGTATTGATATATCTTGTATTGTTTCACCATTAAGAACTCTCAAAACTATGAGATGCTTAAATTCAGGTGATTTATGAGTGGAATTTTTCTTGGTTCGAAACTTGTTTTACCAAACGCATTGTATTTTTCGATAACATTAGTAACTGTACTTTCTGATAACCCAAACTTCAATGATATTTGACTTTTTATCATTCCTTTTTATAAAAATTAACAATTTTTTCTTAATACTTTTATCTAATTTCATATAAAAACCCCTAAAGTTCTTTTGTACAACTTTAGGGGTTCACTTCAGAAACACAAAATTTTATAAACTTGATAAGTTTGAACCAAAAATTAGTTTACATACAATAAGCAATAGTGAACAATTGTTAGATATAAGTTATCTAAGTAGTGAACAAAATACAAATTCCTCAAAACTTTGATATGTTATAACAAAGTGTGATAATTCATATGGGCTTTTTGGCTTAAAAGACTATAAAATAAACGTTTTGGACAAAAATTGTTTTAAAAAGTTTAATTTAAGAAATAGGTCTTTTATTAACATTAATAATAATCTTATTCATTCTGCTTATGTTGAAGATGATGAATTGAGGCTACTTGAAATTTCAATAAACACTAATGAAAAAATGGTAAATACATTAAGAGAATTAAGCAAAATTAATAATGAAAACTCGTCAACTTCAGTGAATAGGTATAATAGTGAAATTGGAACAGTTTTCTATAACAAGAAAACAAGAATTCTTCTAATTGAAAACAAAAAATATATTGCAAAAAGAAAATGTTTTGTTTTTGATTGTATTAGTGAAACGCTTTATCGAGCTAATAAAGGTGATGAATTACATTATCATAAGATGTTAATAATTGAAAAAAGATAATTAATGTAGGCACGTTGCTGCCTATATTTTTGACAAAAAATACTGGCTTAGCCAGTATTATTGCATTTTAGACTCAATACTTAGTAATTTCTTAATTGCTTTATTAACACTATCATATGCTCCTGAACGCGTTGTAGCAGTAATTTGAGCAACCTCAGCATATGAAAGATCTTCAACAAAATACAATTGAAAGGCTTGCTTTTGTGTTTGTGTTAAAAATGAATTAAATTTTTCAAATAAGTCAATTAGACGTTCTCTATTTTCTATATCCTTAATATCTTTATTCATTTGTCATTAAGTCCTTAGTCATTTCATAAATAAAGTTATCTAGGTCAAATTCTTGCAAATCGTCTAAACCCTCACCAAGACCAATATATTTAACATTTAAGTCGAATTCATCCTTAATAGATAAAACAATTCCACCCTTACTAGTTCCATCCATTTTAGTTAAAATTATTCCGGTTGGTGAAGCAACTTCCTTAAAACTTCTTGCTTGACTAACACCATTTTGTCCTGTGGTTGCATCGAGAACAAGAATGCACTCATGTGGTGCATTTTCTTGAAATCTTGCAATTATGCCGTACATTTTTTCAAGTTCTTTCATTAAGTTAACTTTATTTTGTAATCTACCAGCAGTATCAATTAATAACAGGTCATAATTTTCGGCTTTTGCTTTCTCAAGTGCTTCATAAACTACAGATGAAGGATCAGCACCTTCTTTTACTGGTTTAACTATTGGTGCACCAACACGTTCAGCTCAAACACTTAGTTGGTCTACTGCACCTGCTCTAAATGTATCAGCAGCTGCTATTAAAACCTTTTTGCCTTCTTTAATAAATTTGTAAGCTATCTTAGCAATAGATGTGGTTTTGCCACTTCCATTAACACCTACAAAAATGAATATATTTAATCTACTGTCTTGATAATTTAGTGTTGTATCAACAACACTTTTATTTGTATAAACAACAAACATTTGGTCGGCTACAAGTTCACCTATGTCTTTTGTGTCGCTTAACCCTCTAGCTCTAACTTCATTTTTAATATGAGTAATAATTGCATAAACTAGTTTAGCGTTAATATCACTCATAATAAGAATTTCTTCTAATTCTTCAAAGAAATCTTCGTTGATTTCCTTATGTTTGTTTTGAAGGTTAAAAATTTGCTTACCTAATGAAGAAGATTTTGAAAGGCCTGTTGCATATTTATCAAGTTTTTTAGATGAAATTAAGTCTAATTCTGCTTTTTCATCTAACTCTTTTTGCTTAAGTGCAACTTTTTCTGCTTTGTCTTCTTCTTTTTTCTTTTTTCTACCAAAAAGCTTTTCTTTTAAATATCCAAAAAATCCCATAGTGTTTAAATTTTATATTATTTCACCTTTCCTAGTAATAAGCAAACAATTTAAATGATTATATTTAATTGCTTAACTTGTTTTGTCTAAAAACATTTTGCCTATGAAACTGAATATATTTTTGCCTTTTATTGTTTAGAAGTGAAGTTTCTAATTTAAAAAGATTTAAATATTCTCTAACATCATCATCTAATTCAACAGAAGTAATAATTGTTCCATCATTATTAAAAGTAATATAGCCTAAATCAAATAATGAATCCATATTTTTAGATAATAATAAGCCGTTATCTTTATCAAATGCTTCAATTTCATTACAACTTGCAAATGGCTTAATATGAGATGCAATCAAAACTGGATAAGCTCTGTGTTCTAATGAGCACTTAGGTTTATTTGAATTATACTTTTCCATATATTCATTCATAAGAGCAATTTTATACAAACGTTGAAGATAAGCATCTCTGCCTTTGTATTTTTCCTTCTTATCAAATAAATATGGATTAAGCGACATTTCATTTTTATCATTGTTTATGTAAATACCACTTAATCTTTCACACATATTAAATAAATAATTTCGCTGGTTATATTTTCTCTCTACTGCTTTGTTGCTTGAAATTTCGATTAACTTTTGCCTCAATTCTGTTTTTGTTAAATAACCTTTTGGAAAATTGTTAATGTCTGTAAAAATAATTGCAAGCAATTCATCCTTAGATATTACCTTACACTCTTCAAGTGTCTTTACCAAAAAGTTCATATGATTTAGATTTGATTCAACTGAAAAACTTCTATTAAATGAAGCATTTTCATAGACAATTCTAGAAAATAACATTTTCTTCTGCTCAACATTTGTTTCTTCAAGAAATGCCTTCGTTAGTGGATGATAACTTTTAAATTTGTTATTATAAAACCTAATTTCAAGAATTGATTAATTGATTTTCTTGTAGATGCAGCATCTTTTTTGGGATAAACTTTCTGAATCCTATCTTGTAATTCTTGGTATTGTTTAGTTGTTAAACCTTTATCTGGATCAACATATTCATCAATAAAATTGATTATTATTCAAAGAACATAATTATAAGGTCTACCATTTATGTCCGAGTATTCCAATGTTAGTTGTCAATAATCTTCATATTGTTGATTTTTAACTGATGACTTTCTCATTTTATTCAACACCTTTCATTTTTGCTACAATTAAAATCTCATAATTACTGTTTTTATTTTTCTTACCGGTAACCTTATATGTATGTTTTTTAGTATGAATCTTAATTTCAGATGAAAAAGTGTTTAATAATTCAACCATAGATTCACATGATGGAAAACTTTTGTTATTTAAACTAATTGCTATATACTTAGTTTTCTTTGCAACTTCATAAATAATAGAACCAAAGTTTTCTAAAAATGTTTTTTTATTTGTAAGATCTAAACACTTGTTTAAATCCTTTTGAAATAACAAATCATAAGGGCCGTAGAAATCACTGTAATTATTCATTGTTGATGGATAAGGAGGGTCCATATAAACTATGTCAACTTTTGCAATTTCTTTTACACATTCAAGAGCATCTTTGTTTAATGCAATGCACTCTTTATTTGCATTAAAAACTGCACTATTATATTCATTAAGATTCAAATTTATATGGTCAATAAATTTTATATTGTGATAATGCCTGTATCTTTTATATTTTTTATAACTATATTCTTCATCTCTAAACTTCTGAATCTCTTCTCATTTTACATTCATTCTTGAATAAGGTATTTTTCGTATCATTGCCCTTCTTAATAGGGCTAAAAAAATGAATTTTTCATATTCATTTTTTATTTTTTTACTAATTAAAACTAAATTAGCAAGTTCATCAACTTCATAACTATAATAAACCTTATTTGACAAAAATTGGAATTCTTTTTTCTTATCCTCAATTTCTTTCACTGAAATATTTATTTCATAAGTACTTTTATTAAGTTGAACAAAATTGTTTTCAATTATCGACTTAGCAAGAACAAAATTGGAAAATAAAACATCATTAGAAATAACAGAATAGTTTGCTTTTTTAAAAGCATATGATACGGAACAGCCACCAGAAAATAAGTCAAGTACTGTCCCGCCCTTGATTGGCATTTTATCAACAATTCAGTCTGCAATTTTGTGCTTATTGCCTATGTAATTTACTGTTGGGAACTTGTTCATGTTCTAACGCCTCCTTGCATTTAAGAGCAACATAGTAAGCAAGATTACATGGTACAGCGTTACCTATTTGTTGCTGAATAGCAATAGAAGAACCAACAAACTTATATGAATCTGGAAAGGTTTGTAATCTTGCTAGTTCACGAGGAGTTAGAGCTCTATTTTGTGAGTAATGAAATATCTTTCGCATATCTCCTGTTACACAAACTGATGGTTCATTACTTGAGTAGCGAATATATTTTCGTACATCACCTGATTTTGGCCTAATTTCTGCAGGTATGTCGTTTCTGTTTCCACCATCTTTGACATACTTCATTTTTTCCAACATTTGTTTTGTGTGCCTCATAGCATTATGTAAATCAATTTTGCTACTTTGACCGCTTTCCAAATATGGTAAATTATCAATTGCATCTTTAATTGAAATTTTGTTTTTCAACTCTTTTGAATATGAAAAATTGATATTGTTTTTTGTTCCAACAATAAAAACTCTTCTTCTTTCTTGAGGAACTTCATAGTTTACAGCATTTAGAATTTTATATTCAACTTTATATCCTAATTTCTCGAAGATTTCTATAATCTCACTTATTGTTTTGCCTTTGTTATGTCTAACAAGTGCTGCAACATTTTCGATAACAAAAATCTTTGGCATAATATTTTTAACAAATCTAAAAAACTCTTTAAATAGTTCATTGCGTGGGTCATCAATAAATCTTCTTCCTATGTTACCTGCTATTGAAAAACCTTGACACGGTGGACCACCAATTATTACATCAACGTCATTTTCTTTGCTTAAAAGTTTAACTTCTTCATCATTAAGGTTTTTAATATAACCTACATAGATATTTGTTTTTGGAAAATTAGATTTATATGTTTTAGCATAAACTGGATTAAATTCAACACCAAAAATTGTTTCAAAACCTGCTTTATGAAAACCATATGAAAGACCACCGGCACCACAAAAAAGATCAATTACTTTATGCTTACTCATTAGTTCCTTTCTAAAATTCCTGAAAAAATACTTTTAGATTATATTTTGTATTTCTATTATATCATTTCAAACTTTTAATACTTAAACTTTTATTATGTCTTTGTTCTAACAATGCATGTAATAAAAATTTAAATTCAAAAAAGTTTTAGGGTCAAAATTTATGTTGTGTTTTACTAGAATTTAAAATTTAATAATTTACCAATAAGCCTGTTTTACAGTGCTTTAAGGAAACTGCTACAAGCAAAGTGTCAAAATTTGCAAATTTAAAAATGAAGCTTATTTTGCTTCATTTTCCAGTTCATTAATTCTTTGGATAACAATGTTATAAACTTCTTTTCATTTATCACTAAATGTTGCATGTCCACACTCGGTTAATAAGTAAGTTTTAACATCTTTATCTCTCTCGATCATCTTAATTTGTTCAACCATTAAATACTTATCATCTCTTGAATAAATAATTGCATATTCATCATCATTCATAAATAATGGCTTAACAACATTAAGTAAATATTCTCTATTTAAAATTTGATTATTTAATAAATTATCAAACTTTTTAATATCTCTCTGGTAATTATTTACAACCATCGGTGCTAATCTATCAACATACATTATATGCTGATTACTTGGTTTGTAAAACAATGATAAAAATGCTTCTTTTGCATCTTCTACATTAGAAGGCACTAATCATTTTTTTAGTTGAGCATATCTATTTTCATCATCAACTAAAGCATAATTTAAAGGGGCAGTCATTATTAAATCTATGACATTTTTATTTTCTTTTTTAGCATATAAACAAGGTACTGAACCCATTGAGTGTGAAAGTAAAATAACCTTGTGATTAGACAAAAATTTCTTAATAAATTCGCTAACTATCTTGCCATAAAATTCTAGTGAAATTTCATTATTGTTACTTGATTTGCCACAACCTGGTAAATCGAGAGCAAAAATATTAAAATTATGCCTTT is a genomic window containing:
- a CDS encoding IS3 family transposase; its protein translation is MISYFWTSSSTYYYYLKRVNKTEVDSEIKQEIISIYEKHKGRYGYRRITIELQKG
- a CDS encoding helix-turn-helix domain-containing protein, producing the protein MRVLNGETIQDISIQEKISYCAIRSWVMKYQELGYNGLMKKSRIKKYLEENY
- a CDS encoding sigma factor-like helix-turn-helix DNA-binding protein, producing the protein MNKDIKDIENRERLIDLFEKFNSFLTQTQKQAFQLYFVEDLSYAEVAQITATTRSGAYDSVNKAIKKLLSIESKMQ
- the ftsY gene encoding signal recognition particle-docking protein FtsY → MGFFGYLKEKLFGRKKKKEEDKAEKVALKQKELDEKAELDLISSKKLDKYATGLSKSSSLGKQIFNLQNKHKEINEDFFEELEEILIMSDINAKLVYAIITHIKNEVRARGLSDTKDIGELVADQMFVVYTNKSVVDTTLNYQDSRLNIFIFVGVNGSGKTTSIAKIAYKFIKEGKKVLIAAADTFRAGAVDQLSVWAERVGAPIVKPVKEGADPSSVVYEALEKAKAENYDLLLIDTAGRLQNKVNLMKELEKMYGIIARFQENAPHECILVLDATTGQNGVSQARSFKEVASPTGIILTKMDGTSKGGIVLSIKDEFDLNVKYIGLGEGLDDLQEFDLDNFIYEMTKDLMTNE
- a CDS encoding HNH endonuclease, with product MLFSRIVYENASFNRSFSVESNLNHMNFLVKTLEECKVISKDELLAIIFTDINNFPKGYLTKTELRQKLIEISSNKAVERKYNQRNYLFNMCERLSGIYINNDKNEMSLNPYLFDKKEKYKGRDAYLQRLYKIALMNEYMEKYNSNKPKCSLEHRAYPVLIASHIKPFASCNEIEAFDKDNGLLLSKNMDSLFDLGYITFNNDGTIITSVELDDDVREYLNLFKLETSLLNNKRQKYIQFHRQNVFRQNKLSN
- a CDS encoding DNA adenine methylase; this translates as MNKFPTVNYIGNKHKIADWIVDKMPIKGGTVLDLFSGGCSVSYAFKKANYSVISNDVLFSNFVLAKSIIENNFVQLNKSTYEINISVKEIEDKKKEFQFLSNKVYYSYEVDELANLVLISKKIKNEYEKFIFLALLRRAMIRKIPYSRMNVKWEEIQKFRDEEYSYKKYKRYRHYHNIKFIDHINLNLNEYNSAVFNANKECIALNKDALECVKEIAKVDIVYMDPPYPSTMNNYSDFYGPYDLLFQKDLNKCLDLTNKKTFLENFGSIIYEVAKKTKYIAISLNNKSFPSCESMVELLNTFSSEIKIHTKKHTYKVTGKKNKNSNYEILIVAKMKGVE
- a CDS encoding DNA cytosine methyltransferase; protein product: MSKHKVIDLFCGAGGLSYGFHKAGFETIFGVEFNPVYAKTYKSNFPKTNIYVGYIKNLNDEEVKLLSKENDVDVIIGGPPCQGFSIAGNIGRRFIDDPRNELFKEFFRFVKNIMPKIFVIENVAALVRHNKGKTISEIIEIFEKLGYKVEYKILNAVNYEVPQERRRVFIVGTKNNINFSYSKELKNKISIKDAIDNLPYLESGQSSKIDLHNAMRHTKQMLEKMKYVKDGGNRNDIPAEIRPKSGDVRKYIRYSSNEPSVCVTGDMRKIFHYSQNRALTPRELARLQTFPDSYKFVGSSIAIQQQIGNAVPCNLAYYVALKCKEALEHEQVPNSKLHRQ
- a CDS encoding alpha/beta fold hydrolase, which gives rise to MHKRDYIELLGENIYYEALEVAKKKKPISILFVHGFNSSSAIIKKMIEHVETLYEQKQRHNFNIFALDLPGCGKSSNNNEISLEFYGKIVSEFIKKFLSNHKVILLSHSMGSVPCLYAKKENKNVIDLIMTAPLNYALVDDENRYAQLKKWLVPSNVEDAKEAFLSLFYKPSNQHIMYVDRLAPMVVNNYQRDIKKFDNLLNNQILNREYLLNVVKPLFMNDDEYAIIYSRDDKYLMVEQIKMIERDKDVKTYLLTECGHATFSDKWKEVYNIVIQRINELENEAK